One Paraburkholderia aromaticivorans genomic region harbors:
- a CDS encoding ABC transporter permease, which produces MDLVRQAIRMTARDWRAGELTMLLLALVLAVAALSSVGFLADRLHQGLERDARRMIAADFIVRADHPVDPQFTGQAKALGLNTASTAIFPSMINSTGAQPVSRLAAIKAVSPGYPLRGALRIASAPGAADHPAQSIPPPGVVWVDQALLDALKVHVGDAVKVGGRNFTIGAVITRELDRGFSFVNFSPRLMLRADDVPSTGLVTYGSRVTYRLLVAGTDESVARFAQFAHERVDGGKMRGVALESLQDGQPQVRQTLDRASHFLTLVSLLTALLAAVAIAMAAHRYMRRHLDGCAAMRCLGVSQSTLRALFTLEFVGLGLIGGALGVALGYLGHLALLTWLGSLIDVALPYPTAWPALEGIAAGLVLLLGFALPPLLPLTRVPPVRVLRREWGEAGRTAWAAYALGIALFAALLIIAAGELKLGGIVAGGFAGGMLVFACIARLALWGAARVVRSERVNASIGWRYALASLERRSSASALQITALGIGLMCLLLIAMTRNDLVAGWRKSTPPDAPNEFIIDIQPDQRDAVTQYLNTHGVSGTVLAPMVRGRLTAINGKPINPDSFKGDDAKRLVDREFNLSYTTELPDDNRLSAGTWYGDTKTPQISIEQGLAKLINVKPGDTLRFDVTGLQIDAPVTSVRKLDWGSFKVNFFVLMPPAALRDFPATFITSFHLPQEKQSTIDGLIAAYPNLTAIDTGPILAQVQRVLQQVIGAVQFLFAFTLAAGVLVLYAALAGTRDERMRESALLRALGASHRQVRAVQIAEFVAVGALAGLMAAAGAQAIGYVLATRVFEFYLSFNPWLLPAGIAAGIACAGVGGWLSLRHVLARPALQSLRDA; this is translated from the coding sequence ATGGATCTGGTGCGCCAGGCCATCCGCATGACGGCGCGCGACTGGCGCGCGGGCGAGTTGACGATGCTGCTGCTGGCGCTGGTACTGGCCGTGGCGGCTTTGTCGAGTGTCGGCTTTCTCGCTGACCGGCTGCATCAGGGGCTCGAACGCGATGCGCGGCGCATGATCGCCGCCGACTTCATCGTGCGGGCCGATCATCCGGTCGATCCGCAATTTACCGGGCAAGCCAAGGCACTCGGTCTGAATACCGCCAGCACGGCGATCTTTCCCAGCATGATCAATTCGACCGGCGCGCAGCCGGTCTCGCGGCTCGCTGCCATCAAGGCCGTGTCGCCCGGTTATCCGTTGCGCGGCGCGTTGCGCATTGCGTCGGCGCCGGGCGCCGCGGACCACCCGGCTCAGTCGATTCCGCCGCCGGGCGTGGTGTGGGTCGATCAGGCGCTGCTCGATGCGTTGAAGGTGCATGTCGGCGATGCGGTCAAAGTAGGCGGTCGCAACTTCACGATCGGCGCGGTGATCACGCGCGAGCTCGACCGCGGTTTCTCGTTCGTCAACTTCTCGCCGCGCCTGATGCTGCGCGCCGACGACGTGCCGTCGACCGGTCTCGTCACCTACGGCAGCCGCGTGACGTACCGCTTGCTCGTCGCGGGCACGGACGAGTCGGTGGCGCGTTTCGCGCAGTTCGCGCATGAGCGCGTGGACGGCGGCAAGATGCGCGGCGTCGCGCTCGAATCGCTGCAGGACGGCCAGCCGCAAGTGCGTCAGACGCTCGATCGCGCGAGCCACTTCCTCACGCTCGTCTCGCTGCTCACTGCGTTGCTGGCGGCCGTGGCGATTGCGATGGCCGCGCATCGGTATATGCGCCGGCATCTGGACGGCTGCGCGGCGATGCGTTGTCTCGGCGTCAGCCAGTCGACTTTACGTGCACTCTTCACGCTCGAATTCGTGGGACTGGGTTTGATCGGCGGCGCGCTTGGCGTGGCGCTCGGTTATCTGGGGCATCTGGCGTTGCTCACGTGGCTTGGCAGTCTGATCGATGTCGCGCTCCCGTATCCGACGGCATGGCCGGCGCTCGAAGGCATTGCGGCCGGTCTCGTGCTGTTGCTGGGCTTTGCGTTGCCGCCGCTGTTGCCGCTCACGCGCGTGCCGCCGGTGCGCGTGCTGCGCCGCGAATGGGGCGAAGCGGGGCGCACGGCGTGGGCGGCCTACGCGCTCGGCATCGCGCTATTCGCCGCGCTGCTGATTATCGCGGCGGGCGAGTTGAAGCTCGGCGGGATCGTGGCGGGCGGCTTCGCGGGCGGGATGCTGGTGTTCGCGTGCATCGCGCGGCTGGCGCTGTGGGGCGCGGCGCGCGTCGTGCGCAGCGAGCGCGTGAATGCGAGCATCGGCTGGCGTTATGCGCTGGCGTCGCTCGAACGGCGCAGCAGCGCGAGCGCGCTGCAGATCACCGCGCTCGGCATCGGCCTGATGTGCCTGTTGCTGATCGCGATGACGCGCAACGACCTCGTGGCCGGCTGGCGCAAATCGACGCCGCCCGATGCGCCGAACGAATTCATCATCGACATCCAGCCCGATCAACGCGACGCCGTAACGCAATATCTGAACACACACGGCGTGTCCGGCACGGTGCTCGCGCCGATGGTGCGCGGACGGCTGACGGCGATCAACGGCAAGCCGATCAATCCCGATTCGTTCAAGGGCGACGACGCCAAGCGTCTCGTGGATCGCGAATTCAATCTGTCGTACACGACGGAGCTGCCCGACGACAATCGCCTCTCAGCCGGCACATGGTACGGCGACACGAAGACGCCGCAGATTTCGATCGAGCAGGGACTCGCCAAGCTGATCAACGTGAAACCCGGCGACACGCTGCGTTTCGACGTGACCGGCTTGCAGATCGACGCGCCGGTCACCAGCGTGCGCAAGCTCGACTGGGGTTCGTTCAAGGTCAACTTTTTCGTGCTGATGCCGCCCGCGGCATTGCGGGATTTCCCGGCGACGTTTATCACGAGCTTCCATTTGCCGCAGGAAAAGCAGTCGACCATCGACGGCCTGATCGCCGCCTATCCGAACCTGACGGCCATCGACACCGGCCCGATCCTCGCGCAGGTGCAGCGCGTGTTGCAGCAGGTGATCGGCGCGGTGCAGTTCCTGTTCGCGTTCACGCTCGCGGCGGGCGTGCTCGTGCTGTACGCGGCGCTCGCCGGCACGCGCGATGAGCGTATGCGAGAATCCGCGCTGCTGCGCGCGCTGGGCGCGTCGCATCGTCAGGTACGGGCGGTGCAGATCGCCGAGTTCGTCGCGGTGGGCGCGCTGGCGGGCTTGATGGCGGCGGCCGGCGCGCAGGCCATCGGCTACGTGCTGGCGACGCGCGTGTTCGAGTTTTATCTGAGTTTCAATCCCTGGTTATTGCCGGCGGGCATTGCAGCCGGCATCGCGTGTGCCGGCGTGGGCGGCTGGCTGAGCTTGCGGCATGTGCTGGCGCGGCCGGCGTTGCAATCGCTGCGGGACGCGTGA
- a CDS encoding DUF924 family protein has protein sequence MANGLGQASGAASPDYANLPQEAREVLDCWFGVPGAPEYDTERKIWFSRNAAFDAMLRERFGALIDAARESALDSWTQTPLGALALVIVLDQFSRNCRRDTARAFAADQKALLVARQMVASGADRELPTVHHRAFAYLPFEHDETLEGQRESLRLFKQLEAEPGGKSYHRSAVRHAEIIERFGRFPHRNATLGRLSTAEEIAFLRTPGSSF, from the coding sequence ATGGCTAACGGGTTGGGCCAGGCATCCGGCGCGGCATCGCCGGACTACGCTAATTTGCCTCAGGAAGCGCGCGAAGTCCTCGACTGCTGGTTCGGCGTGCCGGGCGCGCCGGAGTACGACACCGAGCGCAAGATCTGGTTTTCACGCAATGCGGCTTTCGACGCGATGCTGCGCGAACGCTTCGGTGCGCTGATCGACGCGGCGCGTGAATCCGCGCTCGATAGCTGGACGCAAACACCGCTCGGCGCGCTGGCGCTCGTCATCGTGCTGGATCAGTTCTCGCGCAATTGTCGTCGCGACACAGCGCGCGCGTTTGCGGCCGATCAGAAGGCATTGCTCGTCGCGCGGCAAATGGTTGCCAGTGGCGCCGACCGCGAGTTGCCCACCGTGCACCATCGCGCGTTCGCGTATCTGCCGTTCGAGCACGATGAAACGCTCGAGGGTCAGCGCGAGTCGCTGCGTCTTTTCAAGCAGCTGGAAGCGGAGCCGGGTGGCAAGTCGTACCACCGGTCCGCGGTGCGGCACGCGGAAATCATCGAGCGTTTCGGGCGCTTTCCGCATCGCAATGCGACGCTCGGGCGTCTCTCGACGGCTGAAGAAATCGCCTTCCTGCGTACACCCGGTTCATCGTTCTAG
- a CDS encoding outer membrane lipoprotein-sorting protein: protein MFAPPVFAQTQPDAQRLLAASDVIRTPARSYTLTASLTEYRNGKQVDANVLSIYSKPDENGGSYRTLVRFEAPARDLGKLMLKNGNDLWFYDPASSGSIRISPEQRLLGQESNGDVVTTNFAYDYTAALSGIEDVLDGDRQMRRANLLSLTGKRAGLQYSRIELWLDAANGRPVKAKFYAESGRLLKTSIYRAYALQLGVVRPTEIVIIDGIDTNWITVMRYSNYAWREIPDAWLQRDYLPRFKPQ, encoded by the coding sequence ATGTTCGCGCCACCCGTTTTCGCGCAGACGCAGCCCGATGCACAGCGGTTGCTTGCGGCGAGCGACGTGATCCGCACGCCGGCCCGCTCCTACACATTGACCGCTTCGTTGACTGAATATCGCAACGGCAAACAGGTCGATGCGAATGTGCTGTCGATCTACTCGAAGCCGGACGAAAACGGCGGTTCGTACCGCACGTTGGTGCGCTTCGAGGCGCCCGCGCGCGACCTCGGCAAGTTGATGCTGAAGAACGGTAACGACCTGTGGTTCTACGATCCGGCAAGCAGCGGCAGCATCCGCATCTCGCCGGAGCAGCGGCTGCTCGGCCAGGAGTCGAACGGCGATGTCGTCACGACCAATTTCGCGTACGACTATACGGCGGCCCTGAGCGGCATCGAGGACGTGTTGGACGGCGACCGGCAGATGCGCCGCGCGAACCTGCTGTCGCTGACCGGCAAGCGCGCGGGCTTGCAGTACTCGCGCATCGAACTGTGGCTCGATGCGGCTAACGGGCGGCCGGTCAAGGCGAAGTTCTACGCTGAAAGCGGGCGCCTGCTGAAGACGTCGATCTACCGCGCGTACGCTCTGCAACTGGGCGTCGTGCGTCCGACCGAGATCGTGATCATCGACGGCATCGACACCAACTGGATCACCGTGATGCGCTACTCGAATTACGCGTGGCGCGAGATTCCGGATGCGTGGTTGCAGCGCGATTACCTGCCGCGCTTCAAGCCGCAATGA
- a CDS encoding ABC transporter ATP-binding protein codes for MNQITQPMTTDISIENLYKSYRLDAVQVVGLADVNLRVSADALTVLTGPSGSGKTTLLNMIGCIDRPDSGRIVIDGLDTGALSDDELSDFRAGRIGYVFQNFNLLPVLSAYENVEYPLMMASKPARERARRVGELLDAVGLAAKARHRPGQLSGGERQRVAIARALAADPALVLADEPTANLDSSTGESIIELMRSMQWQRHVSFLVSSHDPQLRAAADAIVEMRDGRIVGQHVMRGVAA; via the coding sequence ATGAATCAAATTACGCAACCGATGACGACAGACATAAGTATCGAAAATCTCTACAAGAGCTACAGGCTTGATGCAGTGCAGGTGGTCGGCCTGGCCGATGTCAATCTGCGCGTGAGCGCCGACGCGCTAACGGTGCTCACCGGCCCCTCGGGCAGCGGCAAGACCACGCTGCTGAACATGATCGGCTGCATCGATCGACCGGACAGCGGGCGCATCGTCATAGACGGCCTGGACACAGGCGCGCTGTCCGACGACGAATTGTCCGATTTCCGCGCCGGCCGCATCGGCTATGTGTTCCAGAACTTCAACCTGCTGCCGGTGCTATCGGCTTACGAGAACGTCGAGTATCCGCTGATGATGGCGAGCAAGCCGGCGCGTGAGCGGGCGCGGCGGGTGGGCGAACTGCTCGACGCGGTCGGGCTCGCCGCCAAGGCGCGGCATCGCCCGGGACAGCTTTCCGGTGGCGAACGGCAGCGCGTAGCAATCGCCCGCGCGCTCGCCGCCGATCCCGCGCTGGTGCTCGCCGACGAGCCCACCGCCAACCTCGACAGCAGCACCGGCGAGTCGATCATCGAATTGATGCGCAGCATGCAGTGGCAGCGTCACGTGTCGTTCCTCGTGTCGTCGCACGATCCGCAACTGCGCGCGGCCGCCGACGCAATCGTCGAGATGCGCGACGGTCGCATCGTCGGGCAACACGTCATGCGGGGAGTCGCCGCATGA
- a CDS encoding group II truncated hemoglobin, whose amino-acid sequence MSDLNDEVSAAQPTAFELVGGEARVRELVDRFYDLMDLEADFAGIRALHPESLDGSRDKFFWFLCGWLGGPDHYISRFGHPRLRARHLPFAIASSERDQWLRCMAWAMEDVGLAEPLRERLLGSFFETADWMRNRNG is encoded by the coding sequence ATGAGTGATTTGAACGACGAAGTGTCCGCGGCGCAGCCGACGGCCTTCGAACTGGTGGGCGGCGAAGCGCGTGTGCGCGAACTGGTCGACCGCTTTTACGACCTGATGGACCTCGAGGCGGATTTCGCCGGGATCCGCGCGTTGCATCCCGAATCGCTCGACGGTTCGCGCGACAAGTTCTTCTGGTTCCTGTGCGGCTGGTTAGGTGGACCCGATCACTACATCAGCCGCTTCGGTCATCCGCGTTTGCGCGCGCGGCACCTGCCGTTCGCGATCGCGTCCAGCGAGCGCGATCAGTGGCTCCGATGCATGGCGTGGGCGATGGAAGATGTTGGCCTCGCCGAGCCGCTCAGAGAACGCCTGCTCGGCTCGTTCTTCGAAACGGCTGACTGGATGCGTAACCGGAATGGCTAA
- a CDS encoding DUF4126 domain-containing protein, with protein sequence MLESLSLAAGLSWGSGLRLYLTVLLAGVFARLGLVHLPDTLSALSSPWVIGVAGVLTVTEFLADKIPAFDSLWDAVHTFIRIPAGAVLAAGALGHADPALLTVAALAGGTLAGTAHLAKAGTRALINLSPEPVSNVVTSTAEDGLVFGGMLLALFVPLVFLVLMVGFLMLAGWALPRLWRGVQGGFRGMATHMVSRFARSRHD encoded by the coding sequence ATGCTTGAATCACTTTCGCTCGCGGCGGGCCTCTCATGGGGCAGCGGCCTGCGCCTCTATCTGACGGTCCTGCTGGCCGGCGTGTTCGCCCGTCTCGGCCTTGTTCATCTTCCCGATACGCTGTCCGCGCTGTCCTCGCCGTGGGTCATCGGCGTGGCGGGCGTGCTCACCGTCACCGAATTCCTTGCCGACAAGATCCCCGCGTTCGATTCGCTGTGGGACGCGGTCCATACCTTCATCCGCATTCCGGCGGGCGCCGTGCTGGCAGCCGGCGCGCTCGGCCATGCCGATCCGGCGCTGCTGACCGTGGCCGCGCTCGCGGGCGGCACGCTGGCGGGCACGGCGCACCTCGCTAAAGCGGGCACGCGCGCGTTGATCAATCTGTCGCCGGAACCGGTATCGAATGTGGTGACATCGACCGCTGAAGACGGACTCGTGTTCGGCGGCATGCTGCTCGCGTTGTTTGTGCCGCTCGTATTTCTGGTGTTGATGGTGGGCTTCCTGATGCTCGCCGGCTGGGCGTTGCCGCGGCTCTGGCGTGGGGTGCAGGGCGGTTTTCGCGGCATGGCGACGCACATGGTGTCGCGCTTTGCCAGGAGCAGGCACGATTGA
- a CDS encoding ABC transporter permease: MKHTLTLALRNLQRNRRRSLATLLSIIVGVCAILLFGGYTRDITLGMQTDFVRDSGHLQVQRRGYFSYGMGNPTVYGIRDYERVAAALRDDPVLQPMIRIITPTLQLGGIAGNFDAGMSRTVYASGTVPVDQTRMMSWNDYALPDQIKTSALEGSADNAAVVGEGLARVLQLCGPLHVPDCAMPQAVLDERKTREIGDAPADVLALAANEAAGRPSLSKLARIDVLATSTHGIPNVGDFTVVKAQRQGVKELDDIYLALHLRGAQRLIYGGDEPRVTALEVQLHHTADLAAAQRRIETLLAERFADQPMDVLDFATLNPFYGQTNSMFAVIFGFMFALIGAIVLFVISSAMSTVIVERTVEIGTLRAMGNRRADIQALFVCEGLLLGLTGTAIGVVIALVAAAVINRLGLTWTPPARVEAVPLTVRVWGEWRAIGFTFFALAAVATVSAWWPARRAARLSIVEALRHV; encoded by the coding sequence ATGAAACACACGCTCACCCTCGCGCTGCGCAACCTCCAGCGCAACCGTCGCCGTTCGCTTGCCACGCTGCTGTCGATCATCGTCGGCGTATGCGCGATCCTGCTCTTCGGCGGCTATACGCGCGATATCACGCTCGGCATGCAGACCGACTTCGTTCGCGACAGCGGCCACCTGCAAGTGCAGCGGCGCGGCTATTTCTCCTATGGCATGGGCAATCCGACCGTGTATGGCATCCGCGATTACGAGCGCGTCGCCGCAGCGTTGCGTGACGATCCCGTGCTTCAGCCGATGATTCGGATCATTACGCCGACGTTGCAACTCGGCGGTATCGCCGGCAATTTCGATGCGGGCATGTCGCGCACGGTCTATGCGTCCGGCACGGTGCCGGTCGATCAGACGCGCATGATGTCGTGGAACGATTACGCGCTGCCGGATCAGATCAAGACCTCCGCACTCGAGGGGAGCGCGGACAACGCGGCAGTGGTCGGCGAGGGCCTCGCGCGCGTGCTGCAACTGTGCGGCCCGCTGCACGTGCCCGATTGCGCAATGCCGCAGGCGGTGCTCGACGAGCGCAAGACGCGCGAGATTGGCGACGCGCCCGCCGACGTGCTCGCGCTCGCCGCCAACGAAGCGGCGGGCCGGCCGTCCTTGAGCAAGCTCGCGCGCATCGATGTGTTGGCAACCAGCACGCACGGCATTCCGAACGTCGGCGACTTCACGGTGGTGAAGGCACAGCGCCAGGGCGTGAAGGAACTCGACGACATCTATCTCGCGCTGCATCTGCGCGGCGCGCAGCGCCTCATCTACGGCGGCGACGAACCGCGCGTGACCGCGCTCGAGGTGCAGTTGCACCACACCGCCGACCTCGCGGCCGCGCAGCGGCGCATCGAGACGCTGCTCGCCGAACGTTTCGCCGACCAGCCGATGGACGTGCTCGACTTCGCCACGCTGAACCCCTTCTACGGCCAGACCAACTCGATGTTCGCGGTCATCTTCGGTTTCATGTTCGCGTTGATCGGCGCGATCGTGCTGTTCGTGATCAGCAGTGCGATGAGCACGGTGATCGTCGAGCGCACGGTCGAGATCGGCACCTTGCGCGCAATGGGCAACCGGCGTGCCGACATCCAGGCATTGTTCGTTTGTGAAGGGCTGCTGCTCGGCCTCACCGGCACCGCGATCGGCGTGGTTATCGCACTGGTGGCGGCGGCCGTCATCAACCGGCTGGGTCTGACGTGGACACCGCCGGCGCGCGTGGAAGCCGTCCCGCTGACCGTGCGCGTCTGGGGCGAGTGGCGCGCTATCGGCTTTACGTTCTTCGCGCTCGCCGCGGTCGCGACGGTGTCGGCATGGTGGCCGGCGCGCCGCGCGGCGCGTCTTTCGATCGTCGAGGCTTTGCGCCATGTGTAA
- the sugE gene encoding quaternary ammonium compound efflux SMR transporter SugE — protein MSWILLLIAGLLEIAWAAGLKTSEGFTRLWPSVFTVVTALGSFVLLAMAMRQLPLGTAYAVWTGIGAVGAFIFGIVMMGEALTVARVASAALIVIGLIGLKLSSAH, from the coding sequence ATGTCCTGGATTCTTCTGTTAATCGCCGGTTTGCTCGAAATCGCTTGGGCCGCCGGTCTTAAAACCTCCGAGGGTTTCACCCGTCTCTGGCCGTCCGTGTTCACGGTCGTGACCGCGCTCGGCAGCTTTGTGCTGCTCGCCATGGCCATGCGCCAGTTGCCGCTCGGCACGGCCTACGCGGTGTGGACGGGAATCGGCGCGGTCGGCGCGTTCATCTTCGGGATCGTGATGATGGGCGAGGCGTTGACCGTCGCGCGAGTCGCCAGCGCGGCGCTGATCGTGATCGGATTGATCGGCCTGAAGCTGTCTTCCGCGCATTGA
- the kdpE gene encoding two-component system response regulator KdpE has translation MSDPSITVVLIEDEKQIRRFVRTALEGEGIVVHDAETGKQGLVEAATRKPDLVIVDLGLPDTDGLDVIRELRGWSELPVIVLSARTQESEKVAALDAGADDYLTKPFGVSELLARIRAHMRRRNQGGANESPQVRFGTVTVDLALRQVSRDGVVVHLTPIEYRLLATLVRHAGRVLTHRQLLRDVWGPSHVESHHYLRIYMAHLRGKLERDPAQPEHIITETGVGYRLVGAV, from the coding sequence ATGAGTGACCCCAGCATTACCGTCGTCCTGATCGAAGACGAAAAGCAGATTCGCCGCTTTGTGCGAACGGCGCTGGAAGGCGAGGGCATCGTTGTGCACGACGCCGAAACCGGCAAGCAGGGTCTCGTCGAAGCCGCGACGCGCAAGCCCGATCTGGTGATCGTCGATCTCGGCCTGCCCGACACTGACGGTCTCGACGTCATCCGCGAACTGCGCGGCTGGAGCGAGCTGCCGGTGATCGTGCTGTCGGCGCGCACCCAGGAGAGCGAAAAAGTCGCCGCGCTCGATGCCGGCGCGGACGACTACCTCACCAAGCCGTTCGGCGTGTCCGAGTTACTGGCGCGGATTCGCGCGCATATGCGGCGGCGCAATCAGGGCGGCGCGAACGAATCGCCGCAAGTGCGCTTCGGCACGGTAACCGTCGATCTGGCCCTGCGGCAGGTGAGCCGCGACGGCGTGGTCGTCCATCTGACGCCGATCGAATACCGGCTGCTCGCGACGCTGGTGCGCCATGCCGGCCGCGTGCTGACGCACCGCCAGTTGCTGCGCGATGTGTGGGGGCCGTCGCATGTCGAGAGCCATCACTATTTGCGCATCTATATGGCGCATCTGCGCGGCAAGCTGGAGCGCGATCCGGCGCAGCCGGAGCACATCATTACGGAAACGGGCGTCGGATACCGGCTGGTGGGTGCGGTTTGA